One genomic segment of Pristiophorus japonicus isolate sPriJap1 chromosome 8, sPriJap1.hap1, whole genome shotgun sequence includes these proteins:
- the vsig10 gene encoding V-set and immunoglobulin domain-containing protein 10 has protein sequence MSCIDCLQLAVVLGFTVCVVFGAGGAEEFNITISPGEDLPNRTIYVIKHTNVLFSCSSTSRQNMSWIFIHPDSKREEFTKVEGNHTELTLFNMGYDNQGNYTCSGNKENTKEVLVYYPPKGPPRCHAESSDDNVLLFCSWTKGYPYPTFAWSSEKHKYGPNDTLHGLPGSNDTTVLLIKDSKIHDGHIFKCVGFHIAYELKMEQSCSLMLKSPLPESQPLITGYVGKNTTLTCHCKEGSPPPKLTWLRNNLTEIFSSSKYVISQEGVISNLTILKSSKEQDEGIYICKSENPLGIKEVEIWVSFNTKNISGLVGGVTVFFLLSAAAIFGVLLYKNWDKFITRKYFWHTGSTLFTLVDSEEEDDFTVESSARITSVVNHQTDQTMNGHASVEVASDDSQATSNDQLPNEERNVTDV, from the exons ATGAGTTGCATCGATTGTTTGCAGCTCGCTGTTGTTCTCGGCTTCACGGTGTGTGTTGTGTTTGGGGCAG GTGGTGCTGAAGAATTTAACATTACCATTAGCCCTGGAGAAGATTTACCAAATAGGACAATCTATGTAATCAAACACACAAATGTTTTATTCAGTTGCTCAAGCACGTCACGACAAAACATGTCGTGGATCTTTATTCATCCAGATTCAAAGCGGGAAGAATTTACAAAAGTTGAGGGGAACCATACAGAATTGACACTTTTCAATATGGGTTACGACAACCAAGGCAATTATACCTGCTCAGGAAACAAAGAGAATACCAAGGAAGTTCTTGTCTACT ATCCACCAAAGGGACCTCCAAGGTGCCATGCAGAATCGTCGGATGATAATGTGCTTCTATTTTGTTCTTGGACCAAGGGATATCCCTATCCCACATTTGCTTGGTCAAGCGAGAAACATAAATATGGACCTAATGATACTCTACATGGATTACCAGGGTCAAATGATACGACGGTGCTACTAATTAAAGACTCAAAAATTCATGATGGTCACATTTTTAAATGTGTGGGTTTTCACATTGCATATGAACTAAAGATGGAACAATCCTGCTCATTGATGTTGA AGTCTCCGCTTCCTGAGTCACAACCTCTTATAACTGGATATGTGGGGAAGAATACAACTTTAACCTGTCACTGTAAGGAAGGATCTCCACCTCCCAAATTAACTTGGTTGAGAAACAATCTGACTGAAATTTTCTCCAGCAGCAAATATGTAATTTCGCAAGAGGGTGTAATTTCAAACTTAACGATATTGAAGTCCTCAAAAGAGCAGGATGAAGGAATATACATTTGCAAGAGTGAGAATCCTCTGGGGATTAAAGAAGTAGAAATATGGGTTTCGTTTAACA CTAAAAACATTTCTGGATTAGTTGGAGGAGTTACTGTATTTTTCCTTTTAAGTGCTGCAGCAATTTTTGGAGTTCTTCTGTATAAGAACTGGGACAAGTTTATCACTCGTAA ATATTTttg GCATACAGGTTCTACCCTTTTTACCCTGGTGGACTCGGAGGAAGAGGATGACTTCACGGTTGAGAGTTCAGCAAGAATAACCTCGGTTGTTAATCATCAAACTGACCAGACAATGAACGGTCATGCTTCTGTAGAAG TTGCTTCTGATGACTCACAAGCAACTTCTAATGACCAGCTCCCAAATGAGGAAAGAAATGTAACGGATGTTTAA